One Ilumatobacter fluminis genomic window, GACCTGCTCGGCGTCGAGCTCGTCGGTTCGACGCTGGTCACGATCCGCAAGCCGATCGACCGATGTGTGATGGTCAGTCGCGCCCAACCCGGCATCGAACGGGACCTCCGGGTGCTGAAGCAGATCATCGCGGAGCGAGGCAACCGGCTGGCCGTCGGCGCCACGATCACTGCGCCCGGCTCGATCGCCATCGGCGACCCGGTCACCGGCGGCCGGGTCCCCGGCGGCTCCGTCACCGCCTGAGCAGGCTCAGACGACGCTCTCGACGCGTTCGCGTCGCCTGCTGTCGAGCCGTGCGAGCACCGGTGTCGCCGTGATGCCGTGGACGACGACGGAGACGAGGATCGTGAACACGGCGACCGCCCACACCTCGGTCGCCCGAGGGAAGTAGTCCTCGGTCACGGCGTGCGCCAGGTAGTAGATCGTGCCCATCCCTCGGATCCCGAAGAAGGCGATCGCCGCCCGCGTCGAGTGATCGTGGCGATCGCCGAGGAGCGCGACCCAGCCGGTGAGCGGCCGGATGAGCACGACGATCACGATGGCCACGACGACGCCGACCGTGGTGAGGCCGCGGAGCGCTCCGTCGACCACCGCTCCCCCGAGCAGCAAGAGGAACAGCACGCTCGCGAGGCGCTCGAGCGTCTCGGCGAAGTCGTGCATCAGGGTCTGGTACTCGTGGTCGACCTCGGACCGGCGGATCACGACCGCCGCGATGAACACCGCGAGGAACCCGTAGCCGTGCACCATCTCGGTGATTCCGTACACGGCGAGCGTGGCGCCGAGGGCGACGAAGCCGTGCCCGGTGGATGCCAACGCGAAGCGAGAGCGCGGCGCGAACGCCGCCGCCCCGATCAACCGGCCGAGCACGAGCCCGACGACCACACCCACGCTCAGCTTGAGGAGCACGTCGTCGAGT contains:
- a CDS encoding cation:proton antiporter, which produces MEPYPILLAVLGLTVLVAAVLPNLLERLPVSLPMVVVAIGMVVFALPVGLEAPRPGLEARSAERLTEFVVIVSLMGAGLKLRRPVGWRSWNTTWRLLGITMPLTVVAVTVLGQAALGLPLATAILLGAVLAPTDPVLASDVQLAGPGPHEHRETDDLDAVEDIDEHAGDEVRFALTSEAGLNDGLAFPVTNLAIAIAAGGSWFVPWLLDDVLLKLSVGVVVGLVLGRLIGAAAFAPRSRFALASTGHGFVALGATLAVYGITEMVHGYGFLAVFIAAVVIRRSEVDHEYQTLMHDFAETLERLASVLFLLLLGGAVVDGALRGLTTVGVVVAIVIVVLIRPLTGWVALLGDRHDHSTRAAIAFFGIRGMGTIYYLAHAVTEDYFPRATEVWAVAVFTILVSVVVHGITATPVLARLDSRRRERVESVV